The proteins below come from a single Leptospirillum ferriphilum genomic window:
- a CDS encoding sigma-54 interaction domain-containing protein: MRQFERFSSDTTISFSVFQNRTSGQGILKNISLSGGYIESRQIAPPNTWITLKFSHDRIGTIQTAARSLRDDKRGFSIHFAWTDRTALSSLRDFLTTLGGTRDPGKKSTEYPAEDASLDQPIDSLIRKTWASFVRNSSGSLLNTMISWCHSAFFYDAEETENPEETFFQGSSPSIADVYRKIRIFAPTSLPVLLMGETGTGKEVFSRTIHHYSAQKEGPFIPVNCGAIPESLAESLLFGHEKGSFTGAIAQQKGYLESAADGTLFLDEIGDLPLPLQVKLLRVLQERVFNRIGSHVPIPLKCRIVTATNKDLKEEVRKGTFRQDLFYRLEGVAISIPPLRERTEDLLPLAQFLVQKISRKMGLIAKALSPEAERLIQSYPWKGNVRELGNALHRAVIVSRHIEILPEDLGIASSSFVKEPSGSLRERRERHEKEILSACLLRHGGNVGKIADELGISRPSVYNMIKKFALDLPTS; encoded by the coding sequence GTGAGACAGTTCGAACGCTTTTCCTCCGACACAACGATTTCGTTCAGCGTCTTCCAGAACCGGACTTCCGGTCAGGGAATCCTGAAAAACATCTCCCTTTCGGGCGGTTACATCGAGTCCCGACAGATCGCTCCTCCAAACACCTGGATCACCCTTAAATTTTCGCATGACAGAATCGGAACAATCCAGACAGCCGCACGAAGTCTCCGCGATGACAAGAGGGGGTTCAGCATTCACTTTGCCTGGACCGACCGGACGGCACTTTCATCGCTGCGGGATTTTTTGACCACCTTGGGAGGAACACGGGACCCAGGGAAAAAGTCGACGGAGTACCCCGCAGAAGACGCGTCTCTGGACCAACCGATTGATTCCCTGATCCGGAAAACCTGGGCATCCTTCGTCCGGAATTCGTCGGGTTCTCTCCTGAATACCATGATCAGCTGGTGTCACAGCGCTTTTTTCTACGATGCGGAGGAAACGGAAAACCCGGAAGAGACTTTCTTTCAGGGAAGCAGTCCGTCGATTGCGGACGTTTACCGGAAAATCCGGATTTTCGCTCCCACCTCCCTTCCCGTACTTCTGATGGGGGAAACCGGCACCGGCAAGGAAGTTTTTTCCCGAACCATTCATCACTACAGTGCGCAGAAAGAAGGACCGTTCATTCCGGTCAACTGCGGGGCCATACCGGAGTCTCTCGCGGAAAGCCTCTTGTTCGGCCATGAAAAAGGCAGCTTCACCGGGGCGATCGCCCAACAGAAAGGCTACCTGGAATCTGCCGCCGACGGGACCCTGTTCCTTGATGAAATCGGGGACCTGCCCCTGCCCCTTCAGGTCAAACTTCTCCGGGTTTTGCAAGAGCGTGTCTTCAACCGGATTGGCTCCCACGTCCCGATTCCGCTGAAATGCCGGATTGTGACCGCGACCAACAAAGACCTGAAAGAGGAGGTCCGCAAGGGGACTTTCCGGCAGGATCTCTTCTACCGTCTGGAGGGAGTGGCCATTTCCATCCCTCCCTTGCGGGAACGCACCGAAGATCTTCTCCCCCTCGCCCAATTTCTCGTCCAGAAAATTTCCCGAAAAATGGGGCTGATCGCCAAGGCTCTTTCGCCCGAAGCGGAACGTCTCATTCAGTCCTATCCCTGGAAAGGAAATGTCCGCGAACTCGGGAATGCCCTTCACCGTGCGGTCATCGTTTCCCGTCACATAGAGATTCTCCCGGAGGATCTCGGCATTGCCTCTTCCTCTTTCGTGAAAGAGCCTTCGGGGAGCCTTCGTGAAAGGCGGGAGAGGCATGAGAAGGAAATCCTCTCCGCCTGTCTTCTCCGTCACGGAGGAAACGTCGGAAAAATTGCCGACGAGCTGGGGATTTCCAGGCCTTCCGTTTACAATATGATCAAAAAATTTGCCCTCGATCTTCCGACCTCATAG
- a CDS encoding EAL domain-containing protein — translation MPEKSSDGERVDERFREEMESILMFQQEILEAVVRGDPEKELVERVCTLEEQLVPGAVASVMLFDRKNQLLNIYVAPSLPKEAFSKLENLRPGPENGSCANAVYSRMPVYVGNVLTDPRWKNLRSFATDYNLNACWSIPIRSEGNEIIGTFALSSYSSRQPNRFQERVLGIGAHIIGIVLDRSRREGLLRLSENILRKIREAILVTDDERKILFVNEAFSSLTGFSETELAGNRVDTDTLPFFRTPFGEGIWKHLDTHGFWEGDVPNKKKNGESYLEWLRLSAMQNDRQKTTHYLAISSDITTRKANQDRLDFLAHHDPLTELPNRVLLRERFEQILESVRSKGTSLAILVMDLDNFHLVNSSLGHAAGDLLLVEISRRLAQLVGPSNMVGRVGGDMFLALVEGERGGKSVVEVVERISDSFRTPLEVDRCELFTSVSIGVAFYPEHGQTYEDVVRSADRAMACAKSEGKNTYRFFLPSMTVDVSDHLRIHNSFRQGLERNEFILHYQPQVGVFSRKVEAVEALVRWNHPEMGFLYPKRFVPVAETTGMIIPLGEWVLQEACLQASRWNAQGFRVPVSVNISGIQLRRRNFEATVLDALARSGLPPELLELELTETMLLEDSEGLLRSIARLKEIGVRLSIDDFGTGYSNLAYLKRFDADKIKIDQTFVHAGSQNPEQQGIVRMIAGISHVLGLSAVAEGVETGDQMEYLVEIGIDSIQGNFLSKPLDPVSCEEYLLRYCERSGRDL, via the coding sequence ATGCCGGAAAAATCATCGGATGGGGAGAGGGTGGACGAGCGTTTCCGGGAGGAAATGGAATCCATCCTGATGTTTCAGCAGGAAATCCTGGAAGCGGTCGTCCGGGGAGATCCTGAAAAAGAGCTTGTCGAAAGAGTGTGCACACTGGAAGAGCAGCTTGTTCCCGGAGCCGTGGCGAGTGTCATGCTGTTCGACCGGAAAAATCAGTTGCTCAATATCTACGTGGCCCCTTCTCTTCCAAAAGAGGCCTTCTCGAAACTGGAAAATCTGCGCCCGGGTCCGGAGAACGGTTCCTGCGCGAACGCTGTGTACAGCCGGATGCCGGTCTATGTCGGAAACGTCCTGACCGACCCCCGCTGGAAAAATCTCCGGAGTTTTGCCACCGATTACAATCTCAACGCCTGCTGGTCTATCCCGATCCGATCCGAAGGCAATGAAATCATCGGGACTTTTGCCCTGTCGAGCTATTCCTCCCGACAACCGAACCGTTTCCAGGAAAGGGTTCTGGGAATCGGAGCCCATATTATCGGGATTGTTCTGGACCGCTCCCGTCGGGAGGGTCTCCTGCGTCTGTCCGAAAATATCCTGCGGAAAATCCGGGAGGCGATTCTCGTGACCGACGATGAGAGAAAGATTCTTTTCGTGAACGAAGCGTTTTCAAGTCTGACCGGTTTTTCGGAAACGGAGCTGGCAGGGAACCGGGTCGATACCGACACGCTTCCCTTTTTTCGGACACCCTTTGGAGAAGGGATCTGGAAACATCTGGACACCCATGGGTTCTGGGAGGGGGATGTCCCGAACAAGAAAAAAAATGGAGAGTCCTACCTGGAATGGCTCCGGCTTTCGGCAATGCAGAATGACAGACAGAAGACGACGCATTACCTCGCCATCTCTTCCGACATCACAACGAGAAAAGCAAACCAGGACAGGCTGGATTTTTTGGCCCATCACGACCCCCTGACCGAGCTGCCGAACCGGGTCCTGTTGCGCGAACGTTTTGAACAGATTCTCGAAAGCGTTCGAAGCAAGGGAACGTCCCTGGCCATTCTGGTCATGGATCTGGATAACTTTCATTTGGTGAACAGCTCTCTGGGACATGCGGCGGGAGATCTTCTCCTTGTCGAGATCTCCCGCCGGTTGGCTCAACTGGTCGGCCCTTCCAATATGGTCGGTCGTGTGGGCGGAGATATGTTTCTTGCCCTTGTGGAAGGGGAGCGGGGAGGAAAGAGTGTTGTCGAAGTGGTCGAACGGATTTCCGATTCCTTCCGGACCCCGCTCGAGGTCGATCGCTGCGAGCTGTTTACCTCTGTGTCCATCGGAGTAGCGTTTTATCCGGAACATGGTCAGACATACGAAGATGTTGTCCGCAGTGCCGACAGGGCAATGGCTTGTGCGAAGTCGGAGGGAAAAAACACCTATCGTTTTTTTCTGCCTTCGATGACCGTGGATGTTTCCGATCACCTTCGCATTCACAACAGTTTCCGGCAGGGACTGGAAAGAAATGAGTTCATTCTTCACTACCAGCCGCAGGTGGGTGTCTTCAGCCGCAAGGTCGAGGCGGTGGAAGCGCTGGTTCGATGGAATCATCCGGAGATGGGTTTTCTCTATCCAAAAAGATTCGTGCCTGTCGCTGAAACAACCGGAATGATTATTCCTCTGGGAGAATGGGTCTTGCAGGAAGCTTGTCTTCAGGCATCCCGCTGGAACGCGCAGGGATTTCGTGTTCCCGTTTCGGTCAATATCTCAGGCATCCAGCTCCGAAGGAGGAATTTCGAAGCCACCGTGCTAGATGCCCTCGCTCGTTCGGGGTTGCCTCCGGAGCTTTTGGAGCTGGAATTAACGGAAACGATGTTGCTTGAAGATAGTGAAGGCCTTTTGAGAAGTATCGCCCGACTGAAAGAGATCGGTGTCCGTCTTTCGATCGACGATTTCGGGACAGGGTATTCCAATCTGGCCTACCTGAAAAGATTTGATGCCGACAAGATCAAAATTGACCAGACGTTTGTTCATGCCGGAAGTCAGAATCCCGAACAGCAGGGAATTGTCCGGATGATTGCAGGAATCTCCCATGTCCTGGGGTTGTCCGCCGTGGCGGAAGGAGTCGAGACCGGTGACCAGATGGAATACCTGGTCGAGATCGGAATTGATTCGATTCAAGGAAATTTTTTGTCAAAACCCCTGGACCCGGTCTCTTGCGAAGAGTATCTTCTGCGGTATTGCGAACGATCAGGACGGGATTTATAA
- a CDS encoding PEP-CTERM sorting domain-containing protein (PEP-CTERM proteins occur, often in large numbers, in the proteomes of bacteria that also encode an exosortase, a predicted intramembrane cysteine proteinase. The presence of a PEP-CTERM domain at a protein's C-terminus predicts cleavage within the sorting domain, followed by covalent anchoring to some some component of the (usually Gram-negative) cell surface. Many PEP-CTERM proteins exhibit an unusual sequence composition that includes large numbers of potential glycosylation sites. Expression of one such protein has been shown restore the ability of a bacterium to form floc, a type of biofilm.) codes for MSRKLLGMLLSLSVLANVVLSAPSAHATYSVYLYQNGNNVDATGSGTINLTGLSDTFVTGENKGGSLNPSDSNIGMGIVGPVTLWFGDISGPGSFGPGSATNASSSSGDPFYMGPVGSFGSLYVPTNYTSGASLSNTDVFDNTTLAALGVTTGIYTWTWGNGAGEFILYAGESSSSPPAPSATPEPSTWLLFGTGILALMGTSRKKKLLQSWK; via the coding sequence ATGTCTCGAAAACTGCTTGGAATGCTTCTCAGCTTAAGCGTCCTGGCCAATGTGGTTCTTTCCGCTCCGTCTGCTCATGCGACTTATAGCGTTTATCTCTACCAGAATGGAAATAATGTCGATGCAACAGGAAGTGGAACCATTAATCTGACGGGCTTATCCGATACTTTTGTGACTGGAGAAAATAAAGGCGGTTCATTGAACCCTTCGGATTCGAATATTGGCATGGGGATCGTTGGTCCTGTCACATTGTGGTTCGGAGATATCAGTGGTCCCGGAAGTTTCGGTCCGGGCTCTGCAACCAATGCTTCATCCAGCAGTGGGGATCCCTTTTACATGGGACCGGTCGGTTCGTTTGGATCCTTGTATGTGCCAACAAATTACACCTCCGGGGCTTCGCTTTCCAATACAGATGTTTTTGATAATACGACTCTTGCCGCCCTTGGTGTAACGACAGGCATCTACACTTGGACATGGGGGAACGGGGCAGGTGAGTTCATCCTTTACGCAGGGGAATCTTCCTCCTCTCCCCCCGCTCCCTCCGCGACCCCTGAACCCTCCACCTGGCTTCTCTTTGGGACAGGGATCCTCGCCCTGATGGGGACCTCCAGAAAGAAGAAATTGCTTCAATCCTGGAAATAG
- a CDS encoding ATP-grasp domain-containing protein, with protein MKLYEHEALESIYKKYKIPAPRFVFATEPNEKVREFIEKEPAVVIKSMVLVGKRGKAGAVKVVSDKAQAIDVFKDLASREVYGEKSIGALVEEKLDIKKEFYLSVTYSTKDRAPAIIFSEHGGMDVEEINPALIHTHVIKDVRSVYPYQIRNFLVGIGFSDPDLLRPLSELIVNVFHAFWLTEARLLEINPLVVAQVGDKKKLVAADAVVLLDDDASVSPAVRYGARGGMGRPLTQREQDAILIDQGDHRGKAGSYVELDGDVALMTFGGGGSTVTAETAIEAGLRIANLTDIGGNPPAEKMYKIARIILSKPGLKAVLVCGGTASNTRIDVTLGEGLAKALDDMKAEGKLDPNLIWVVRRSGPEYVKGLKMLHECFVRNGIRGDIYDSQLPITEAPLRLRELMVKHIGYKPEVIG; from the coding sequence ATGAAACTTTATGAGCACGAGGCCCTTGAATCCATTTACAAGAAATACAAAATTCCCGCTCCCCGCTTTGTCTTTGCAACCGAGCCAAACGAGAAGGTTCGGGAATTTATCGAAAAAGAACCGGCTGTTGTTATCAAGTCGATGGTTCTGGTCGGAAAGAGGGGGAAGGCAGGCGCTGTCAAGGTCGTTTCAGACAAGGCCCAGGCCATTGATGTCTTTAAAGACCTGGCCAGCCGTGAGGTCTACGGAGAAAAGTCCATTGGCGCACTCGTCGAAGAAAAGCTTGATATCAAAAAGGAGTTCTATCTGAGTGTGACGTATTCGACCAAAGACCGTGCCCCGGCCATCATCTTCAGCGAACATGGCGGCATGGATGTCGAAGAAATCAATCCCGCCCTGATTCATACCCATGTCATTAAAGATGTCCGGAGTGTCTATCCCTATCAGATCCGGAATTTTCTCGTCGGAATCGGTTTCTCGGACCCGGATCTCTTAAGGCCGCTTTCCGAGCTCATTGTCAATGTATTTCATGCGTTTTGGCTTACGGAAGCACGTCTTCTGGAGATTAATCCGCTTGTTGTCGCTCAGGTGGGAGACAAGAAAAAGCTTGTCGCTGCCGATGCCGTGGTTTTGCTGGATGACGATGCTTCAGTTTCTCCGGCCGTTCGCTATGGCGCGCGGGGAGGAATGGGTCGTCCTCTGACACAGCGGGAACAGGATGCTATTCTGATCGACCAGGGTGATCATCGTGGGAAGGCCGGATCTTACGTCGAGCTTGATGGCGATGTCGCTTTGATGACGTTTGGCGGAGGAGGGAGCACAGTCACGGCGGAAACTGCGATTGAGGCCGGGCTTCGAATCGCGAATCTGACGGATATCGGGGGCAATCCGCCGGCTGAGAAAATGTACAAAATTGCACGGATCATTTTGTCCAAGCCCGGTTTGAAGGCGGTCCTGGTGTGTGGAGGAACGGCAAGCAATACCCGGATTGACGTGACGCTTGGGGAGGGACTTGCAAAGGCACTCGATGACATGAAAGCGGAAGGCAAGCTGGATCCGAACCTGATATGGGTTGTGCGCCGAAGTGGCCCCGAATATGTAAAAGGTCTCAAGATGCTTCACGAATGTTTTGTCCGCAACGGTATCCGGGGAGATATTTATGATTCACAGCTTCCCATTACCGAAGCCCCGCTCAGATTGCGAGAATTGATGGTCAAGCATATTGGCTATAAGCCCGAAGTCATCGGCTGA
- a CDS encoding succinate--CoA ligase subunit alpha: MKGPVYLNEKTGIVVIGATGREASQVIRESEALYPGIVKAGVTPGKGGSTELPVPVFDTLSQAVQDPKVGQSINTALIYVPPVSVLDAVMECLDGGMKVIYIITEHVPIRDSEIIYQEKVRRGAVIVGGTSLGCFVPSVGRIGAIGGKDPSIAFKAGGLVIISKSGGLTVTTAEMFRRRGWGTYCALAIGGDIISNTTYADVLKELKDDPNVKGVVMLGEPGGSYEEQAAELIQAGGFNKPVAAFISGRFQERMPEGVAFGHAGAIVERGMGKASDKIARLEAAGKKHPVKVAFYYHELVSAIESLGVPRDFEDSTTDHVKPLYSTIG; this comes from the coding sequence TTGAAAGGTCCAGTCTACCTGAATGAAAAAACCGGAATTGTCGTTATTGGCGCAACGGGGAGAGAAGCTTCGCAGGTCATCCGGGAGTCGGAGGCCCTCTATCCCGGGATCGTCAAGGCAGGTGTCACACCCGGAAAAGGGGGAAGCACGGAGCTTCCGGTTCCGGTCTTTGATACCCTGAGCCAGGCGGTTCAGGATCCGAAAGTCGGTCAATCAATCAATACGGCGCTTATTTATGTTCCTCCCGTTTCTGTTCTGGATGCTGTGATGGAATGTCTGGACGGGGGGATGAAGGTTATTTATATCATCACGGAACATGTTCCCATTCGGGATTCGGAAATTATTTACCAGGAAAAAGTCCGTCGGGGAGCTGTCATTGTCGGCGGTACGAGTCTTGGATGCTTTGTCCCATCGGTCGGACGGATCGGTGCAATCGGAGGAAAGGACCCATCGATTGCCTTCAAGGCGGGTGGTCTCGTTATTATTTCCAAGAGTGGCGGGCTTACCGTGACAACCGCGGAAATGTTCCGGAGAAGAGGCTGGGGGACATATTGTGCTTTGGCCATTGGTGGGGATATTATATCAAACACCACGTATGCCGATGTCCTTAAGGAGTTGAAGGACGATCCCAATGTCAAGGGTGTGGTCATGCTGGGTGAGCCTGGAGGTTCTTATGAAGAGCAGGCGGCCGAACTAATTCAGGCGGGTGGTTTTAACAAGCCTGTCGCTGCCTTTATTTCAGGCCGTTTCCAGGAACGCATGCCGGAAGGTGTGGCCTTTGGTCACGCCGGCGCGATTGTGGAAAGAGGGATGGGAAAGGCTTCCGATAAAATTGCTCGCTTGGAAGCTGCAGGAAAGAAGCATCCCGTGAAGGTGGCTTTCTATTATCATGAACTGGTCTCTGCGATCGAATCCCTTGGTGTTCCGCGGGATTTTGAAGACAGCACCACGGATCATGTGAAACCACTTTATTCCACAATCGGTTAA
- a CDS encoding aconitate hydratase: MGLNLTQKIFKEHLVSGELVPGKEVSIKIDQTLTQDATGTMSYLQFEALGLDRVKTELSVSYVDHNMLQTGFENADDHRYLQTVAARYGIVFSRPGNGICHQVHLERFGKPGKTMLGSDSHTPTNGGLGMIAIGAGGLDVALAMGGEPFYLSMPKVVLVKLTGKLQPFVSAKDIILELLRRLTVKGGVNRIFEYGGDGVASLSVPERSTITNMGAELGATTSIFPSDEKTRQYLKAQGREQDYRPYAADSDASYDEVVEIDLNTLEPLIAQPHSPDNVVKVRDIKGIPVSQVAIGSCTNSSYKDLMGISAVMTGKTVHPNVSLGFSPGSRQTLEMISQNGVLANLITSGARLLESACGPCIGMGFAPPSGGVSVRTFNRNFEGRSGTKDAKVYLASPEVAAACAITGVITDPRDLGVPFKSVDIPEKYVLDDRMFIFPENDGSKVEIVRGPNIKPLPTRDRIANKVSGKVLLKVGDNITTDHIMPAGAKVLPLRSNVPAISQYVFEAIDPTFPKRAKEEGGGFIVGGTNYGQGSSREHAALAPMYLGVKGVITKAFARIHLANLINFGILPLTFVNEADYDKIDANDTLELDTTHLEKKPLTLRNVTKGIDIPVTHALTDRDLEIVKAGGTLAYVKSRSKK, from the coding sequence ATGGGGCTTAACCTGACTCAAAAAATATTCAAGGAACATTTGGTTTCCGGTGAACTTGTGCCGGGGAAAGAAGTTTCGATCAAGATTGACCAGACTCTGACCCAGGATGCGACGGGGACGATGTCCTATCTGCAGTTTGAGGCGCTTGGGCTTGACAGGGTCAAGACAGAACTGTCCGTGTCCTATGTTGACCATAACATGCTGCAGACAGGGTTTGAGAATGCCGATGATCATCGGTATCTTCAGACTGTCGCTGCCCGATACGGTATCGTATTTTCCCGTCCGGGAAACGGCATTTGCCATCAGGTCCATCTTGAACGATTCGGAAAACCCGGGAAAACGATGCTGGGTTCCGATAGCCATACTCCCACAAACGGTGGGCTTGGAATGATTGCCATCGGAGCAGGTGGACTCGACGTTGCTTTAGCCATGGGCGGAGAACCTTTTTATCTTTCCATGCCGAAAGTGGTCTTGGTCAAATTGACCGGGAAACTTCAGCCGTTTGTGTCGGCGAAGGATATCATTCTGGAACTTCTTCGACGCCTCACCGTGAAGGGTGGAGTGAACCGGATTTTTGAGTATGGCGGTGATGGTGTTGCTTCTCTCTCTGTCCCGGAACGGTCCACCATTACAAATATGGGAGCCGAACTGGGAGCAACAACATCCATTTTCCCGAGCGACGAAAAGACCCGTCAATATCTGAAGGCGCAAGGACGCGAACAGGACTACAGACCTTATGCTGCCGATTCCGATGCCAGTTACGATGAAGTTGTCGAAATCGACCTGAATACCCTGGAACCGCTTATTGCACAGCCCCATTCCCCGGATAATGTTGTCAAGGTTCGCGATATCAAGGGTATCCCGGTCAGTCAGGTTGCCATCGGTTCCTGCACAAATTCTTCCTACAAGGATTTGATGGGTATTTCGGCCGTTATGACCGGAAAGACAGTTCATCCCAACGTCAGCCTGGGGTTTTCTCCCGGCTCCCGACAGACTCTCGAAATGATCTCCCAGAACGGTGTTCTCGCAAATCTGATCACATCGGGTGCAAGACTTCTGGAAAGCGCTTGTGGACCATGTATCGGAATGGGCTTCGCTCCCCCTTCAGGTGGAGTTTCTGTTCGGACGTTCAACCGGAATTTTGAGGGCCGGAGTGGAACCAAGGACGCCAAGGTTTACCTGGCGAGCCCCGAAGTGGCGGCCGCATGTGCCATTACGGGCGTGATCACCGATCCCCGGGATCTGGGCGTTCCTTTCAAGTCCGTGGATATTCCCGAAAAGTATGTTCTTGACGACCGGATGTTTATTTTTCCGGAAAACGATGGCTCAAAGGTTGAGATCGTTCGCGGACCGAACATCAAACCCCTCCCCACCCGCGACCGGATTGCAAACAAGGTATCGGGAAAAGTGCTTTTGAAAGTTGGGGATAATATCACGACCGATCACATTATGCCTGCCGGTGCGAAGGTTCTTCCTTTGCGCTCCAATGTTCCGGCTATTTCTCAGTATGTGTTCGAAGCGATTGACCCGACGTTCCCGAAAAGAGCGAAGGAAGAGGGTGGTGGCTTCATCGTTGGTGGAACCAATTACGGTCAGGGGTCCAGCCGCGAACATGCCGCCCTCGCCCCGATGTATCTGGGTGTCAAAGGTGTCATTACAAAAGCTTTTGCCCGAATCCACCTGGCCAATCTAATCAATTTTGGTATCCTTCCCTTGACCTTCGTCAATGAAGCGGATTACGACAAGATTGATGCCAATGACACACTTGAGCTGGACACGACTCATCTTGAGAAGAAACCCCTGACTTTGAGGAATGTGACCAAGGGAATCGATATTCCGGTCACTCATGCTCTCACAGATCGCGACCTTGAAATTGTCAAGGCGGGTGGAACTCTGGCCTATGTCAAGAGTCGTTCAAAGAAGTAA
- a CDS encoding citryl-CoA lyase: MSEIKEGSSTRNWRTSVGGHIDGKAVVRGYPLDDLVGNVTFAEAIYLVLKGELPTERERKIMEAMLVACIDHGIGPPSVVSARTVFSGGNPLNAAVAAGVLTLGDHHGGAIEQCAKVYQEQLSDDVTDVKVHARKVVNDFAQKKKRFPGYGHKLYKRDPRTLRLLELAKEYGFANRFVEFAVAIQDCLEADSGRPLPLNVDGMIAAIISEMGISWKNGKGIFIIGRIPGLVAHVVEEWNREKPFRRLEEGSYDYDGKPLRAVPQKKASS; encoded by the coding sequence ATGTCGGAAATAAAGGAAGGTTCTTCAACGCGTAACTGGCGTACTTCTGTCGGTGGTCATATCGACGGAAAAGCTGTCGTCCGGGGATATCCTCTGGATGATCTTGTCGGAAATGTCACTTTTGCAGAGGCAATCTACCTGGTTCTGAAAGGTGAACTCCCGACAGAACGGGAAAGAAAAATCATGGAAGCAATGCTTGTCGCCTGCATTGATCATGGTATCGGTCCCCCCTCTGTCGTTTCCGCGCGGACGGTCTTCTCAGGAGGCAATCCGCTGAATGCAGCCGTTGCGGCGGGGGTTCTGACGCTTGGGGATCATCATGGCGGGGCTATTGAGCAATGTGCAAAGGTTTATCAGGAGCAGCTCTCCGATGATGTAACAGATGTGAAGGTCCACGCGCGCAAGGTGGTCAATGACTTCGCCCAGAAAAAAAAGAGATTCCCGGGATACGGACACAAACTTTACAAGCGGGACCCGCGAACCTTGCGTCTTTTGGAACTGGCAAAAGAGTATGGATTTGCAAACCGGTTTGTTGAGTTTGCTGTAGCGATTCAGGATTGCCTGGAAGCAGATTCCGGTCGGCCCTTGCCTCTGAATGTTGACGGAATGATTGCCGCAATCATTTCGGAAATGGGGATTTCCTGGAAAAATGGAAAAGGAATTTTTATTATCGGCCGAATTCCAGGGCTTGTTGCCCATGTGGTCGAGGAATGGAATCGCGAGAAACCGTTCCGGAGACTGGAAGAGGGTTCTTACGATTACGATGGAAAACCACTCCGGGCCGTGCCGCAAAAAAAAGCGTCTTCCTAG
- a CDS encoding phosphate-starvation-inducible PsiE family protein → MTDSEIQKESSRTAADGEGGGSPENSPKTTGAMAPSWYLKSVKFVLIGLLLIQVIVMIWGTFEAGVLAIRAMPYGFLNVLKSLIVNSLLILALVEVSRTVVAYFTLGRVKVTFIVDTVLAVFLSEAVVTWFSGESIIRAIELVLILLVLMILRVIAIQYHPSRRDNMPEPVAESQALNRLLARLKSKARRPGKPPVRSSD, encoded by the coding sequence ATGACGGATTCTGAGATTCAAAAAGAGTCCTCTCGAACAGCAGCAGATGGTGAAGGTGGCGGCAGTCCGGAAAATTCCCCGAAGACGACGGGAGCCATGGCCCCCTCCTGGTATTTGAAATCCGTCAAATTTGTTCTCATCGGTCTTCTTCTCATTCAGGTGATTGTCATGATCTGGGGAACGTTCGAAGCCGGGGTCCTGGCCATTCGGGCGATGCCCTATGGTTTTCTGAATGTTCTGAAGAGTCTTATCGTCAATAGCCTTCTGATCCTCGCTCTCGTAGAAGTTTCCCGTACCGTCGTTGCCTACTTTACACTTGGCCGAGTCAAGGTGACGTTTATTGTGGATACAGTTCTGGCGGTCTTCCTCTCCGAAGCGGTCGTGACGTGGTTCTCTGGAGAATCAATTATCCGCGCGATCGAGCTGGTTCTGATTCTTCTGGTCCTCATGATTCTTCGGGTCATCGCCATCCAGTATCATCCCTCAAGACGAGATAATATGCCCGAACCCGTTGCTGAGAGCCAGGCTCTCAACCGGCTTCTTGCCCGTCTCAAAAGCAAGGCGAGAAGGCCGGGGAAGCCTCCGGTTCGTAGCTCGGATTGA